The genomic window AACTGGCCTTCTAAGTGATTCTATTATTATGACTGATAATATTGCGACCGTTCGTCTATCTGAGATTTACAGAAGAATTGGAACATTTACAGAGTTGGACATACTGAAAGAATCGTTGAAACACACATTTGGACTTAAAATAAAAATGAATTGACACATCATCAAGTGCGAATGGGCTTGTGTGTGGATAACTCATATTTCAGAGATTGCCCGATAATTCAAAATCCAGTGGTATTCAGATACGCCCTTCGATTTGTTGACCTAAAGGATATTGTAGTAATAGACCTGTGGAACGCAGGCGGACAACGCCCGGTCGAGACCCTTATCCGGCGGCGAGTCATTCCTGGTCAGCCTGTCGCTGGCCCTGGCACTTATCTGAACGAAGCAGCGGGCGCTCAAGGCTGGAATCACTGTTTTTGAACGAGGGCTTTGGCACACTGGACAGCGAGACCCTGGATGCCGCCTTAAACGCACTGGAAAGCCTGCGGTTATCTAGCAGGACCATTGGTGTGATCAGCCACATCCTTCTATTGATTCAGAGGTCGGATTAATTAAGTAGACAATTGCTTTCATAGGGTGGGTTACTATATTGTATATCTTAAGTTATCAGATAATTATTTCTATATCATGGAAGATAATCATCATGTACATGAATTTAAGAAATCTGACATTATATTTAGAATCAACAATTCCAAGCTACCTTACAGCACGCCCAAGCCGAGACTTGATTGTGGCTGCTCATCAGCAAATTACTTATGAGTGGTGGCAGCAAGTTCGTCCCAACTTTGATATCTACATTTCCGAAGCAGTTTTAGATGAGATAAGTGCCGGAGATTCTGATGCTGCATCGCGACGTTTAGCTATTGTAAAGGATATCCCGATTTTAGCGTTAAGTGAAGAGGTAGAATCCTTAGCCATAGAGTATCAGAAAGAACTTGGCTTACCATACTCAGCACAGTTGGATGTAGTGCACTTGGCATGTGCAGTAGTATATGAGCTGGATTATTTGCTTACTTGGAATTGTAAACATATTGCAAATGGTGTGATTATTCAGCGCCTCAATAATGTCAATACCACGCTTGGCCGCAAGACACCAGTTATCATTACACCGGAGGAGATTCTAGAGATGCCGGAAGGAGGAAAATAATGTGGAAGGATCCTATTGTTGAA from ANME-2 cluster archaeon includes these protein-coding regions:
- a CDS encoding type II toxin-antitoxin system VapC family toxin; amino-acid sequence: MYILSYQIIISISWKIIIMYMNLRNLTLYLESTIPSYLTARPSRDLIVAAHQQITYEWWQQVRPNFDIYISEAVLDEISAGDSDAASRRLAIVKDIPILALSEEVESLAIEYQKELGLPYSAQLDVVHLACAVVYELDYLLTWNCKHIANGVIIQRLNNVNTTLGRKTPVIITPEEILEMPEGGK